The genomic DNA CCGGAACTTTTATAGGACCAAACCAGTCCCGGTTAAAAACTTTCCGCACAGCAGTGGTATCACCTGCAATTCTTACTCTGTAGGGCTCATACCAGGGGTTCATTGAAACATAATCAAAACTATTTTCCGGATAAGTGAAATCTTCAATGCGCTCCGGAGCTGCAGGTGGGCTGGGAATAGCTACTCCGTAATTTTCAAACCCGCGGGTGTATTCCTTGCCGTTTACATACACAATTTTATTCTTAATTTCCACAATATCCCCGGGCATTCCGATAATCCTTTTAACTACATTTCTGCGTGCATAATAGCAAATATGAAAGGCAGTGAAAGGATGCTTGGAAAAACTATTCTTTTTGTTGATGTAGAGAGGGGGAAAGATTTTGATAAAATCATTCTTGGAATCCTCATATTCAGGAGTGCCTTCCTCAATTTTAGGATAACGAAAAGTGACAATTTCACCTTGCTTGGGAGTATTGAAAAAATACTTTATCTTATTGGCAACAAGATAATCACCCACTAAAAGGGTCTTCTCCATAGAAGAAGAAGGAATTAGAAAATTCTCAAAAGTATAATTGCGGATGATCATTGCCACCACAAAAGCAAAAAGAATTGCTTCTACCCAGTCCTGCAAACCGGGTTTGCGTTTATGAAACTTTTTCTCCCCAGGAAGAGGGGTTAAAGTGTAAGGTAGAGTATCAGATTTTGTTTTATCACGCCGGGGATTGATTTTATCCTTCATCAAGTAATATCCTTTTCTTTATCTGCAATTTCATTACCAACCTCTGAAAGAGTTGTTTGTGTCAAGCAAAATGGTGAACGGGATTGTTGGATCACGCAGATTACGCAGATTTTAGAAACACCTGTAAGACCAGACACAAAAAAACAGCTCACAGATTACACAGATTACACAGATTACACAGATTACACTGGATTATATATCCTTCCAAAAAAAAAGAATAGTTCGTTATAGTAAACGCCGGCATACCGAAAGAAGGCATATCTTTATTTAGTCCAAAATTCCCTCGTCACTCCTGCGTAAGGAGGAATCCAGAGATAATTAATCTAATGGAAGTTACAATCCAGGATTTCATTTTTGGTATTCATTTTAGCAAGGTTACTTTCTGCATATAGCTCTCTTTATCTACCAGCATTTTTATGAAATAGATTCCACTTCCGCAATTGCTGTTATTTTTATCCTTACCTTCCCAGATAAGTTTATATCTGCCCTTATCTTTTTGTCCTAAGGTAAAAGTTTGGATTCTTTGACCGCGGTCATTGTATATTTCTATTTTTACTTCAGCTTTTTTACTTAGTTCATAACCAATAGTAGTAGAAGGATTGAAAGGATTAGGATAGATAGAACGGATTCCTGTAATTAACTGATATGCCGGGGTACTATTGTGTGCTCCCTCAAAATAGATACATCTTGAGCCGTAATAACTATTAGAGGCATTATAATCTTGTATTTCCAGCCAGTAATAATACATCCCAGCTACATAAATATCTTTATCGGTGAATAAATACACTTGTTGTTGAGAAGTATTGGTAGCTTGAATTAAAGGACTAATAACTGTTGCTTGAGAAAGGTCGTCAATGGTTGCACGAAGCAAATAATAACCGTTCACATTGGTTTCCGATTGAGTCGCCCACAGCAAATTTATACCATACTGAGAATTGACAGAAGCATTAAAAGAAGATAATACAACGGGTAAAGTATTATCTTGCTGAGCAATAATAATTGGAATCTCCACTGTTCCCTTAGTTCCACTAAATGTTATAGAAAAACTTATCTTCTCCTCATCACCATAAATTATATGCCAGGCACTATTTTGATAATAAGCTCCATAATCGGAAGTTGTTTGGAAAGTAATAGTCCAATTGGAAATACTATTATCTAAAACAAAGTTATATTTGGAATAAGTTACATTGGGATTAGGCACAGGAGGGAAATCATCATTTATTACACCTTTATCGGCATCTCCACCTGATACTGTAACAGAAATTCCTTGTTCAACTACAGGAATGTTATTAAGAAAATAAGGCATACGCAATTTGGCTACATAGATGTTATCATATCCATTGCATGTTAAAGTGGTATTACCGAAAGTTGCATTACCGAAAAAATTTCCTACAATATAATTATTTCCATTAGTATCTACAGCAATGTCATATCCACCATCATTACTTGTCCCTCCGGCTTGGTTAATCCAAATCCAATTACCGTTACTATCCAACCTGGCAACAAAGATATCGTCCTTCCCTCTGCTGGTTAAAGTAGTATTACCAAAAGTAGCACTGCTGGAAAAATAACCGCTAATAAAACTGTTTCCGCTATCATCAATAGTAAGACCACTACAATAATCACGAACTGTGCCTCCGGCTTGTTTTACCCAAAGCCAGTTACCGTTGCTATCCAGCTTGGCAACAAAGATATCCCAATAGTTACTGCTGGTCAAGGTAATAGTGCCGAAGGTAGCGCTATGATAAAAACTACCTGCAACATAGCTGTTTCCATTGTTATCCACAGCAAATCCATCAGGGGTAGGCGTATTAGCTGAAGCTACCCAAAGCCAGTTACCGTTACTATCCAGCTTAGCAACATAGCTGCCATCTCCTGTGTTACTTGTTACAGTGTAATTTCCAAATGTAGCACTTTCCATAAAATAACCACAAGCATAGCAGTTACCGTCATTATCTACTGCAACGCTATAACCGACATTATCAACAGGTCCTCCAGCTTTCTTTGCCCAGAGCCAGTTACCGTTATTGTCCATCTTAGCTATAAATATATCTTCATCTGCCTGTCCTGTCAGAGTAGTGCTTCCAAAAGTGATATTACTATCAAAACATCCTGTAACATAGCAGTTCTCATTGGAATCTACAGCAAGTCCATAACAAAAACCACCTTCGGCACCTCCTGCACTTTTTCCCCAGAGCCAGTTTCCGTTGCTGTCCATCTTAGCTATAAAAATATCCCCAGCTCCGTTACTGGTCAAGATTGTGGGGGGAGTAGTGCCAAAAGTAATACTACTCCCAAAATTACCGGTAATATAAATGTTACCGCTATTATCCATTACAATATCATTACAAGTATAATAACTTGTGCCTCCGGCTTGCTTTGCCCAAAGCCAGTTACCATTACTATTCATTTTAGCGACAAAGATGTCAGATTGTCCGCTGTTTGTTAAGGTAGTAGAGCCCAAAGTTAAACTTTTGGTTATAAAATTACCCGATATATAACTATTTCCGTTATTATCAGTTACAATGCATCGCGCGGTAACATTACTGCTCCCTTGTGCTTGTTTTGTCCATTGCCAATTACCGCTGCTATCAAGCATAGATATATAAAGGTCAGGATTTTGGTTATTGCTGTTATTTAAGATAGTATTCCCGAAATTAATATTTGTACTCAGAAAATAACCGGTAATAAAGCAATATCCATTAGTATCAATAGCAATGTCCATACCTGTATCTTCAAGTGCTCCACCGGCTTTTTTTTCCCAGAGCCAATTACCGCTGCTATCCAGTTTAGCTATAAAAATGTCTTTATCTCCACTGCTGGTTAGAAGAGATGAATCAAAGTAAATGCTATTTTCATAAGAACCGGTAAGATAGCTATTGCCGCTCGGATCAATAGAAATTCCATTTGCTTCATCATAACCTGTCCCTCCGGTTTGTTTTGCCCAAAGCCAACTTCCGCTACTATTTAGTTTGGCAACAAATATATCTCCATTGCCGCTATTATTTAAAGTAATAGAACCAAAAGTAATGCTGCCACTATAGAAAATTCCTGTAATATAGCTATTACCACTGCTATCAATTGCGATGCTATTACTTACATCAGTTTTTGTTCCCCCAGCTTGAGTTGCCCAACTCCAGATCCCTGAACTGTTAAGCATAGCGACAAAAATATCACTTTCACCACTTTGGGTGTTATTTAATGTGATATTACCGAAGGTAATGCTTGAACTTGAGAAATTCCCAGTTACAAAAATATTTTTATTACTATCAACTATAATTCCATAACCGGAATCAAAGTTATCTCCACCTATTTGTTTTGCCCAAAGCCAGTTACCACTACTATTCATTTTAGCGACAAAGATGTCACTATATCTATTGTTATATAGAGTAGTATTACCAAAAGTAATACTGCTACTAAAATAATTCCCGGTGATATAACTATTTCCATCACTATCAATAGCAATGCCATAGCTGATATCTATGTCATTTCCTCCAGCTTGTTTTGCCCAAAGCCAATTGCCATTGCTATCAAGTTTGGCAACAAAAATATCATAATATGCGGTACTCGTAAGAGTAGTAGAACCAAAAGTGGAAATACCTAAAAAACTTCCGGTAATATAACTTATACCCGATGAAGTTACAGCAATACTATAGCCAAAATTAAGGGAATTTTCAGATGTTCCTGATGTTCCTCCGGCTTGTTTAATCCATACAAAATTACCCTGGCTATCCATTTTAGCAACAAAGATATCCTGGTATCCTTTACTAATTAATCTTGTATTTCCAAATCTAATACTACCTTTAAAATTACCGGTTATATAGCTATTTCCGTATGAATCAAAAGCTACACTATAACCCTCATCTAAATTTTGTTCTCCTGCTTGAGTTGTCCATATCCATGGTTGATATTCACTAAAAAGCATTATTGAAAAAAACAGTAAAACTGATAGTAGAATTGCCTTTTTCATCTTTTCCTCCTTGCCTTAATATTTCTTCATTGGGTTCATAGTTTTCATAATAGTAAGAACTCCTCTTTCTATTATAGTTTGGACAAAACAAAAAAATTTGTCTCTACGCTATCAGCTATTTACATAGCAAGTTTCCACATATTCAGGAATTATACCTAATTTAAAATACTCTACAAGATTTCCTTTTTACAAATTGTGGATTTATGTCAAGCACGATTATTCAAAAAATATATAAATCAGAATATCAAGCTTCAGGTAACAAGGGAATAATATGTTGTAATGCATTGTGATGTAATAAAGTTCTGCTTTAGAATGGTGGAATTTATTCAACACCCCAACCGCTATAATCTATCAATTTTGATATGTGAGCTGAAAGTAACTTCATATAAGAAAGATGGTTGCCAAAGTAAAATTTTTTTCTAAGAGATAAAATGCCTATTTCCTTGTCTTTCCTGAAAAAGCAGGAATGGTGAACGGGATTTTTGGATCACGCAGATTACGCAGATTTTATAAACACCTGTAAGACCAAACACAAAAAAAACAGCTCACAGATTACACAGATTTCACAGATTAAACAGATTACACAGATTTCACAGATATAGTATGGACACACTGATTTAGGATGGATATAGATTTCACGGAATTAAACAGATAAACTCCTATTTTTATATCTGTTTGTTGGCTTTACTTTTATAAGGATGCTTGCATAAACCGATCGGTGAAGCTGCATTTTTTTCTTAGAAGTGAATAGATTTTAGTAATTAGCAGCTTTTAATTTATTTATGCTATCATTGGAGTATCTATTACTCCACAGAATATATTCAGTATCTTTGTTTTGCAATGCTTCCAGATATTCCGGCTTAATTTCTCGGTCAGTATCATTAATTATTGCCAAGCCGATAACCATTTTACTTGAAAGAAGTTCACGCATCTGTTTAATATCGCTCCAAGTAAAAAGAAAGTGGGGCAAGTTTAACTTATTTACAGTATTAAAAGCTTTTATCACAATCTCTGTATTTCTAAAGGCAATTTGAAAATCAAAGGTAAATTCAAGACCTGTGCTTCCCTTGGAAATAAAATTGGGGGTATAAATAATATCCAGTTCTTTCAAGTAAGCTTGCACATCTTCTTTAAATACTGATTCTACTGTTTGTTTGGATAGCACATAAAGGTCATTGATTTCTGAAATTGCTGATAAGAGATTCAGTTTTTTCTGGGGAAAGTTCTTTTCATCAGTTTCTACAGTTAATTCGGAATCTTCAGATAAAACTACACCATAATTTAACAAAATTCTCTCTAACATTTCTTTCCGCTTAGCAGAGCGAGAAATAGAAACACCGCTTAATTCAAGATTATGAATTGTTTCTCCATCATCAGATAAAATTACTTTCCCTTTCTCTTTTTTAGCATATATCTCTATAGAATCGTTAAATAAACCCAGAAAAGGAGTAGTTATTTTTGTCCAGGTGGTAACAGCATCCAAAGTAATAGTAGTTTTCTGTCTTAAGAAGTTATAAAAATCATCTACCAACGCAGTTATCTGATTCATAAAAACACCTCATCTTGCATAGTTATCTTTAACTGAGATTGGAGGTTAACTAATTTAGCAACAGCTAAAATTGCTTCCGCTATGTCAGCAGTGGATTGGATATTTTTAATAGGGAAAACATCTTTTGACAAGGGGATAGCCCAATTTAAGTCATAATCTTGGACAAAATAATGAATATGCGGAATATTAACTCCAAGATATTGACCCATATACGGTAAGAAATGCTTCGGAACATTTTCAGTTGCCTGTTCCGGATTCTTATGAGTTCCGCAATAATCAATCCGTAATAAAGGTAATTGACCATCTGTATTCTGAAAATGAAGAGTAAGCTTTATAATGTGTTTTTTACTGCGAGTTATTTCCAGAAAAAACTCATATTCTGCATTAGGTATAGAAATCATATTAATTCTTTCTTTCAGGTAATTAGTCAAAGTAAAAGAATAAGTATCCATCATTACTTTACCATCAAAAGCTTTTTTCTCAATTGCGATCAACTGATCAGCAAATTCCTTTGTAATTATCATAAAACTCCTGATGCTCTGTCTTGATTAAATCTCATTATAGTCAAGAGAGCATAACTCTACAAATTCCACAGTATATATTTGCGCAAGGGTGTCAATAAATATTTCGCATTTTTCCGGGGTTTATGTTGACGGGGACATCAACATTACGGGGGTTTTTGTTGACGGGGGTATCAACCTAACGGAAAAGGCATTGGTTCTTCGTTAAGAGAAATAAACAGGTTTTCTATTATATCCGTAGGCAGGATTGAAGGTGCGTAGCGTTTTTTGGCAAGTTCTTCCGCTGTTCTACCCATAATGTAAGAAGCATTGATAGCTGCCTCTCCAAGTTCCATTCTTTGTCCGCAAAAGGAACCGATAATTCCGGCTAAAACATCTCCGCTACCGCCTGTGGCAAGTCCATCATTTCCTCTGGTATTGATAAACATTCTTTTTTCGTCGCAAAAGATAGTAGTATCACTTTTCAGCAGGACTTTTGCCCCGGTCTTTTTTACATAATTTTCCAAAGCGGCAGAGGTATCTTCATAGAGCTGATCCAGAGTGATATTTGCCAGAGCACAGAATTCTCCAAAATGAGGAGTGAGCAGGATATTAGGTTTTTTCAGATATTGTTGCAGAGCGGGGTCTTTTGCAATTAACCGTAAAGCATCAGCATCAACAACGGTAGGCACTGTAGAAGTTCGCAAGACAAATTCCAGCATATAGTTAGCATAAGTATCAAGCCCCAAACCGGGACCTATTATAACGCTATCTGCCTTTTTAAATAGATCGGAGAATAATTTCAAGTCCGGAGTTAGTGTTTTTCCTACTCTGGGTATTCCTACAAAGAGATATTCCGAAGGGTTAGCATTATAGAAATAGGCATTTTCTTCACGACTTACCAAATAAACTAAGCCGGCTCCTGCTCTCAAAGCAGCTTTAGCGGTCATAGATATTGCCCCCAAATATCCCAAATGGCCACCTATAGCTAAAACCCTGCCGTAATCATTTTTAGTAGCATTAAAACTGCGTTCGGGTAATTTGAAGTTGGCATTATCTATCAAAATGGCAGGGGTGAAAAAGGCATCGTTATAGCTATCGGGAATGCCAATAGGGATAGTTACTATTTTTCCGCTCTTATATTTTCCATATTGCAGGAATAATCCGGTTTTGAACGAATGCAAAGTTAAGGTTAAATTTGCCCGGAAGGCATCTTCACCATCTCCGTTGGCTCCATTTAAGCCGGAAGGGATGTCTATAGCCACTTTGAAGGCAGCAGTATCCTCAACGCTTTCAAATATTTTTTTCAGAGTAGCCGGTAATTTACCCTTAAAGCCCGTTCCGAAGACAGCATCAATAATCATCGTTACCCCTGGTAAATTTTCAATTACATCCAGGTTGTCTAAGTTCTTATTCAAATCATAAGAAGGGATTTTAAGTGCTTTGCAGAGTTCAAAATTGTGTTTGCTTTCTGCTGTCATAGTGCCATTATGGACTTTTAAGAGGAACACACTTTTCGCGTAGTTATGCAACCAGCGGGCAAGGACAAAGCCATCTCCGCTGTTATTTCCTGTGCCGTGTAAAATGATGATAATTCCGTCTGTTTCTTCCGGATAGTTATTAATAAGATAATCGGCGCAGCCCCTGCCGGCATTTTCCATCAGCAAGGCAGCTGGAATGCCGAAGCAATTGATGGTATTGTCATCCAGGGTTTTCATTTGAGAGGGAGTAAAAACATAAGCCATTATATCTCCTTATTTGGTTGTTAGACAGGCAGTTTTATTTCAAAAGTAGTGCCTTCACCCATTGTACTTTGCAGCACTTTAATATGTCCGTTATGGTATTCTTCAATGATGCGTTTTGCCAAGCTTAACCCCAAGCCCCAACCTCTTGTTTTAGTAGTTACACCTGGTTCAAAAATACTTTTCCATTGCCGATGAGGAATACCTTTACCCTCGTCCCGGATTTGAATATAAATCCAGGGTTTCTTTATTGTAGCGGTGATGATGATATTTCCGCCTTTATTACTCATTGCATCCACGCAATTTTTAATCAGGTTTTCCAGGGTCCATTTAATCAGTTCCTTATCCATAAGCACCATCACACCATCAATTTTGCCGATGTAATGAATATCAATCTTATTTCCCAGGTGAGGCATTCTTTCCCGAAAGTATTCTACGGTTGCAGAGATAATTTCATCCAGGTTTTGGGGTTCCAGTTTTGTGATGCTGCCTACTTTGCCAAAACGGGAAGCGATGTTTTTCAGGTGTTCCAGGTCAGCAGTCATATATTGCACAATTTGGTCTATATCGCGCACACAACCATCGGGCGCGGGTTCTTTCAAATAATCCAGCCAGCCCATTAAAGAGGTTATGGGTGTTCCAAACTGGTGGGCAGTTTCTTTGGCTAAGCTTATCCAGAGAGTATCTTTTTCGGTTTGGCTAAGCAAGAACAAGCCATAGATACCAAAGAAAACAACCATCAAAGCCAGAATCAATTCCAGAATAACTATGTAGCGTATATAGGAAAGGGATTTGGGAGTGGAAAAATAGATATAGCCCAAACTATCTGCCGCATTGGAAAGAGGAATTTCGTCCATCGTTTTAGTCAGCTGAGCCAGTTTTTGCTGTTCTTCCGTGGAAATTTCATAGTAATTGACCGTTTCCGGGATGCCTACATTTCTCCAGAAGAGGGGTTGTTTATAATGGTCGGTAACGATGATTGAGCAATCCACATTTTTAATGAACTCGGCAAAGGAAATTGGCTTGCTGTAATAGGCATAGCCGCTAATTCTGCCATCATCAGTTAAAGGCATTTGCACCATCGTTTTCATTAAGTTTTCCAATTTTTTCTTACTTGCGGGAGATAGTTCATAAAAGAGAGTATCGGAAGGCAAGCCAACATTTTTCCACAGCAGGGGTTGATAATTTTGGTCTGTAATAATAACCGGCACCGGGTTTTCCTGCATAAAGTCCGTGCTGATGTAATCCCAAAGGTCTTGTTTGAAATCCCGGGAAGTAGTAAATTGCAGATATTTGGAGCTTATTTCCGTAATCAATTTTGCATTGCTTTCCGCTTCTCTTAAATATCTATCGGTGTAGGCAATATACTGAGCAAAAATGCGCGGAATAAATTCCTGTTCTTTTTTGGCTTGTTTCAACAGGAATTGAATGTAAACGGCAAAGAAGATAAAGATTGCCAAGCTGCCGAAAATAAGGATAAACCGCAGGCGATTGAAGAGATTAGTGTTCTTTGGTTTTTTCCCAGTGAGAATCGAGTTCTTCAAGATTGGCTTCATTGATATCTTCTCCGTTTTTACGGTAATGTTCTTCAATTGTATTAAACCTGCGGGTAAACTTACGGGTGCATTCCTTCAAAGCGGATTCTGCATCTATATGTAACTTTCTTGCCAGGTTCACCAAGGTAAAAATCATATCTCCGAGCTCTTCCTGGATGGCACTTTGTTCATTGCTATTCAGCGCATCGGCAAGTTCTTCCCGTTCTTCATCCAGTTTTTCCAGAACGGGTTTTATATCCTGCCAGTCAAAGCCAACGGAAGCAGCTTTTTCCTGAGTTCTTTGAGCTTGAATGAGTGCCGGCAGGGACCTGGGAATTCCTTCCAAAACGCTTTTCCGTTCTGTTTTTTCCGCTTTTTTCAGGCGTTCCCAGTTCTTTTTAACAGCATCGGCGTCAGTTAAAGTTAATTCTCCAAAAACATGAGGATGGCGGCGGATAAGTTTGCTGACAATTTCATCCAAAACATCGTCTATATTCCATAGACCCTGTTCATTAGAAATTTGTGCCTGCATAACAATGTGCAGCATCAGGTCGCCCAATTCTTCTTTCAGGGAATAGTAATCCTTATCTTCAATGGCTTCCACCACTTCATACAGTTCTTCAATGAAATTGGGAACCAGGGACTCGCGGGTCTGTTTTAAATCCCAGGGACAACCCTTTTCGGGAGTTCGTAAGGCAGCTACGATAGCTACCAGTTGTTCAAATTTGTTCATATTTCCTCGGCATCCAGTTATCGGGATGCGAAATTTCGTTAATAACGGCAAAAAGTATCCAGTAATGATGTTCCCAAATAATAGAGCTGGGCAAAATGGAAGTAGGCAGGAACATCAACAGGACAAAGAAATACATTTCGTAATAATATTTATTAGCAGGGTTCATTTTTATTGCCCTCCATAATCTGTAAAGCCAAACTACATAGAGATAGGCAAAACCCAGAAAGAAAAGAAGTCCGTAATTGGTAAGCAGTTCCAGAAAGAAATTATGGGAATTGGAGATACCGCCTGTTTTATACATTCTTCCTGCCAGCATATAGTGCTCCACATTTCCAGCTCCCACACCCTTAAAGCCGCTTTCAGCTAAAATTTCCAGATTTTGGGGAATGAGCCGCGTGCGAATTTTTATGCTGCTCATTGTGAAGGACTTTGATTCCTGACCTATGCTGCCAATTTCTTCGGTAAATGTATCTTTTGTAAAAGTAACAAGGGGTTTGGCAAAGATTATTAGACCAAGAATCAGCACAGCCATCAGCAATAAGCTCAAAGTTCGCATCCGTGAAGAATAGAGAAAAATAAAGGCAAACAGGAACATACAGGAAGAAGTGATAATAGCAATTCTGGCACCTTCAATGATAACAATGCTCATAATAATAAAATAGCAGAGCAGTGAAATAAGCCCCAGTAATTTGCTTTTTTTAATCTCCGGTAAAAACAGAATAAAAGGAATTAAGAGATTGAAAACGGCAGCTAACTGATTAGGTCCGTAAAAAGGACCTGTAGGCACGAAAGTTGTTTTATTGTATAGAAGGGATTGCGGCAAATGATGCCAGGTAAGCATTTCCCACATAGCGATAGCGATATAAACTATAACAATAAAAAACCAGAACCAGGGAGCGCATTTTTTCACAGTGAGGTCTCTGCAAAAGATGCTTACAATGATAAACAGCATCGTTTTTTTGAAAATCAGTTCGGAATGCACGATGGAGATAGGTTTTACAAAAGACCAATTGTAGCTGAGAAAAGAATAGCTTGTCCAAGTAAGTAAAAACAGTGCCGGGAGAAAATTTACTTTATTAAAAACAATTACATCTTTGTTGATGAGGGCATACAGCATACACACACAGGCAATAAACAAAAAATACATATTGTTAATGCCCATCGCAACGGGAAAATATTCCAGCAGAAAAGAAACCAATAGCAGCCCTGTGACCAGATGTCCTAATCTGATATTATTATAAGGAATGCTGAGAGTGGCTGTGTTCAGGAGACCTTCTTCTTATGGAATAGAGCAGTGTTAATGGCTGTAATTTTCTCTTTGTTCTCCCCCTGTAAGCTTTCTAAAATTAAAGCCAGAACGCAGGATAGAACAAAGGCAGCCACAGTAGATAATACAACGGTTAAAGCTCTTTTAGGTTTAGACCTGATACCTGCCAGCTGAGGGGCATCATAAACCTCAAAAGTAGGCAGGTCTTTCACTTCTTCCAGTTTGGCAAGTTCAAATTGCGGGTAAAGATATTCTATAATCTTTTTTTCAATTTCCACATTCAGCATCAATTGAGCATATTGCATTGCCAAATCGGGTATTTTATCTATTTGGACGATATATTCGGGCACCAGATCGCTACCGCTATTTTCCAAGCTCTTTATTTTTTGTTTCAGCAATTGCATTTTTTCGGCTAAAGCAATTACTGCAGGTGAATCTGAAGAGTATTGACTTTGGGCAAGGGAATGTTCAATTTCGGTTTGCATATATTCGGACACAATTTCACTGTAAAGTGTCAGTTGGGCTTGAGTTTGTTGAGTAATATCAATGGAGCGATTTTTCTTCTGAAAATCCCTCAATAATACAGAAAGGGAATCAACGGTTTGCAAATGATTGTTTACCTGTTTTTCCAGAAATTCCCTTTTTTGGCGTCCTTTGCTCATTTTACTGTGCAGAATGTATTTATTCAAAGAATCCACATGATATTGCACGATTTGACGGGAGAGTTCTTTGTTTTTGGTTTCCGCTATGATATTTACCAGGTATGTCTTCTGGTCGTAAAAAATCTGCATAGTAGATTCGCTAAGCTGTTTAACGGCAAGTTCCATTGCTTTCAGGGTATCGGGTTCATCTATTTTATAATAGGGTATCAGGTTAAACTTTCTAACCACCTCTTCCTGAAATTTGCGGCTTTGCATAATGTAAATAAAATCCACTGCCATATCAAATTTATCTGTTTGCAGAATGCCACTGCCTAAAATATCCATTATGCCTCCTCCCAGGGAACCTAATCCTCCCGATTCTGCAATAGGCATAAGAGTTGCTTTGGATTCCCAATATTGGGGAACAAGCAGAGAATATATGATAGCAGCAATAGCTACAAGACAGCAGATAGTTATTACCAGATATTTGCGTTTGGCAATTACCAGAATAATATCCAGCAGGCCTAA from Candidatus Cloacimonas sp. includes the following:
- a CDS encoding HAMP domain-containing sensor histidine kinase, coding for MKPILKNSILTGKKPKNTNLFNRLRFILIFGSLAIFIFFAVYIQFLLKQAKKEQEFIPRIFAQYIAYTDRYLREAESNAKLITEISSKYLQFTTSRDFKQDLWDYISTDFMQENPVPVIITDQNYQPLLWKNVGLPSDTLFYELSPASKKKLENLMKTMVQMPLTDDGRISGYAYYSKPISFAEFIKNVDCSIIVTDHYKQPLFWRNVGIPETVNYYEISTEEQQKLAQLTKTMDEIPLSNAADSLGYIYFSTPKSLSYIRYIVILELILALMVVFFGIYGLFLLSQTEKDTLWISLAKETAHQFGTPITSLMGWLDYLKEPAPDGCVRDIDQIVQYMTADLEHLKNIASRFGKVGSITKLEPQNLDEIISATVEYFRERMPHLGNKIDIHYIGKIDGVMVLMDKELIKWTLENLIKNCVDAMSNKGGNIIITATIKKPWIYIQIRDEGKGIPHRQWKSIFEPGVTTKTRGWGLGLSLAKRIIEEYHNGHIKVLQSTMGEGTTFEIKLPV
- the mazG gene encoding nucleoside triphosphate pyrophosphohydrolase; the protein is MNKFEQLVAIVAALRTPEKGCPWDLKQTRESLVPNFIEELYEVVEAIEDKDYYSLKEELGDLMLHIVMQAQISNEQGLWNIDDVLDEIVSKLIRRHPHVFGELTLTDADAVKKNWERLKKAEKTERKSVLEGIPRSLPALIQAQRTQEKAASVGFDWQDIKPVLEKLDEEREELADALNSNEQSAIQEELGDMIFTLVNLARKLHIDAESALKECTRKFTRRFNTIEEHYRKNGEDINEANLEELDSHWEKTKEH
- a CDS encoding O-antigen ligase family protein, with amino-acid sequence MGINNMYFLFIACVCMLYALINKDVIVFNKVNFLPALFLLTWTSYSFLSYNWSFVKPISIVHSELIFKKTMLFIIVSIFCRDLTVKKCAPWFWFFIVIVYIAIAMWEMLTWHHLPQSLLYNKTTFVPTGPFYGPNQLAAVFNLLIPFILFLPEIKKSKLLGLISLLCYFIIMSIVIIEGARIAIITSSCMFLFAFIFLYSSRMRTLSLLLMAVLILGLIIFAKPLVTFTKDTFTEEIGSIGQESKSFTMSSIKIRTRLIPQNLEILAESGFKGVGAGNVEHYMLAGRMYKTGGISNSHNFFLELLTNYGLLFFLGFAYLYVVWLYRLWRAIKMNPANKYYYEMYFFVLLMFLPTSILPSSIIWEHHYWILFAVINEISHPDNWMPRKYEQI
- a CDS encoding Wzz/FepE/Etk N-terminal domain-containing protein — translated: MNKNGLGLLDIILVIAKRKYLVITICCLVAIAAIIYSLLVPQYWESKATLMPIAESGGLGSLGGGIMDILGSGILQTDKFDMAVDFIYIMQSRKFQEEVVRKFNLIPYYKIDEPDTLKAMELAVKQLSESTMQIFYDQKTYLVNIIAETKNKELSRQIVQYHVDSLNKYILHSKMSKGRQKREFLEKQVNNHLQTVDSLSVLLRDFQKKNRSIDITQQTQAQLTLYSEIVSEYMQTEIEHSLAQSQYSSDSPAVIALAEKMQLLKQKIKSLENSGSDLVPEYIVQIDKIPDLAMQYAQLMLNVEIEKKIIEYLYPQFELAKLEEVKDLPTFEVYDAPQLAGIRSKPKRALTVVLSTVAAFVLSCVLALILESLQGENKEKITAINTALFHKKKVS